From a single Cotesia glomerata isolate CgM1 linkage group LG6, MPM_Cglom_v2.3, whole genome shotgun sequence genomic region:
- the LOC123266615 gene encoding protein diaphanous isoform X6 codes for MANRRDKAASGFLDTWFGRPKKSGRGGGVRSGTGFNTMPRPHSGDDFDEIEQQRSIIEKMDEETVNDRFEKMLANMNLTEEKKEPLRQQPEAKKKEMLVLHMKGSIQENRSKFDKPADYIQYLAQPDLSVNKIYSCIESLRIALTNNPLSWVQEFGTKGLKQVLATLNECYRNDNRYERIQYECIRCLKAIMNNTVGIKEMLAHQEALTIVARSLEPSKPSVMYEAVKLLGAVCLISSDSHKKVLDAITMNGEFKGRDRFLPIVQGLMNKQNENLRVVCLQLINSIISSAEELDFRLHLRNEIMRVGFADILESLERDDSEDLSRHLKIFNDYKEEDYEEFVQRFDNVRLEMDDVNDCFEVIKNMVMETVAEPYFLSILQHLLFIRDDVQVRPAYYKLIEECVSQIVLHRSGCDPDFSATKRFQIDVQPLIDTLVEKSRAEEERKLVEMSQKLEEAISSKQEAEAKLAHAENKIKELEAGGAKPTKLAIPPPPPIPGMGGPPPPPMPGMGGPPPPPMPGMGGPPPPPMPGMGGPPPPPMPGMGGPPPPPMPGMGPPPPPMMGGPRPPMMNAVEVLPHGLKPKKKWEVDGPLKRANWKAILPQKMTEKSFWVKVQEDKLASPEILNGLAQKFSSKPASKKIDDVVDKSAPAKKIKDFKVLDGKSAQNICILLSGTLKHMSYEEVKSCLLKCEGPVINDNVLQGLIQYLPPPDQLTKLQQYKDQYDDLTEAEQFCVTISTIKRLLPRLRSLSFMLRYEELVADVKPDVVAGTAACEEVKNSKKFARILELILLLGNYMNSGSKNGGAFGFEISFLTKLTSTKDIENKETLMHYLVDTIERKFPECLSFAEELPHVDRASRVSLENIQRTLRQMDANIRNLEQDLTNSKIPQSDIDRFAEIMSPFAKKARESYEVMQNMFKNMDTLYTDISEFFAFDKQKYTIEEFFGDIKKFKDDFGQAQKEIVKMREGEEKQRRAREAREKAEVERAARAARKRALVDMNAHETQEGVMDSLMEALQTGSAFSRPDQRRKRQTRVAGAERRAQLNRSRSRTGLVGTGLIGRELSTELLSSA; via the exons cTGGACACATGGTTCGGAAGACCAAAAAAATCTGGCCGCGGAGGAGGCGTAAGAAGCGGTACAGGATTTAATACAATGCCCCGTCCACATTCTGGAGATGACTTTGATGAAATTGAACAGCAAAGATCAATTATTGAGAAGATGGATGAAGAAACTGTTAATGATCGTTTTGAAAAGATGTTG GCGAACATGAATCTGACAGAAGAAAAAAAGGAGCCACTTAGACAGCAACCAGAGGCCAAGAAGAAAGAAATGCTGGTGCTGCATATGAAAGGCAGTATCCAGGAAAACagatcaaaatttgacaaaccAGCTGATTACATCCAATATCTCGCGCAACCAGAtctcagtgtaaataaaatttacagctGCATCGAGTCACTGAGAATAGCGTTGACAAACAATCCGTTGAGCTGGGTCCAGGAATTTGGCACCAAGGGACTTAAACAAGTTCTCGCAACACTTAACGAGTGTTATCGGAA TGATAATCGGTACGAAAGAATCCAGTACGAGTGTATAAGATGTCTCAAAGCAATAATGAACAACACAGTAGGAATAAAAGAGATGCTTGCTCACCAAGAAGCCCTAACAATAGTAGCGCGTTCACTGGAGCCCAGCAAGCCCTCGGTGATGTACGAGGCAGTAAAATTATTGGGAGCTGTTTGTTTGATTTCCAGCGACAGCCATAAAAAGGTTTTAGATGCGATAACTATGAACGGAGAGTTTAAAGGTCGTGATAGATTTTTACCAATAGTCCAAGGGCTCATGAACAagcaaaatgaaaatttaagagTCGTATGTCTTCAACTTATAAATTCCATTATTTCTTCCGCTGAAGAGCTCGATTTCCGATTACACCTGAGGAATGAAATAATGCGCGTAGGGTTCGCAGATATTTTGGAATCTTTAGAGCGCGATGACTCGGAAGACTTGTCGAGACATTTAAAGATTTTCAACGATTACAAAGAGGAAGACTACGAAGAGTTTGTCCAGAGGTTCGATAACGTCAGACTAGAAATGGACGACGTTAATGATTGTTTTGAAGTTATTAAGAACATGGTGATGGAAACAGTCGCGGAGCCGTACTTCCTTTCAATTCTTCAGCACCTGTTGTTTATCCGCGATGACGTCCAAGTCAGACCTGCTTATTACAAGCTTATAGAAGAGTGTGTGTCTCAGATTGTTTTGCATCGCTCAGGGTGTGATCCTGACTTCAGCGCGACCAAGCGATTCCAGATAGACGTCCAACCGCTTATAGATACTCTGGTGGAAAAATCCCGAGCTGAAGAAGAGCGAAAATTAGTAGAGATGTCGCAGAAACTCGAAGAAGCGATTTCTAGTAAACAAGAAGCCGAAGCGAAGCTTGCTCACGCGGAGAATAAAATCAAAGAGTTGGAAGCTGGAGGAGCTAAGCCGACTAAATTGGCAATACCTCCTCCACCGCCTATCCCTGGTATGGGAGGACCACCTCCGCCACCGATGCCCGGAATGGGAGGTCCACCTCCTCCGCCTATGCCGGGCATGGGAGGCCCACCTCCGCCTCCTATGCCTGGAATGGGAGGCCCACCTCCACCGCCTATGCCTGGTATGGGAGGTCCGCCACCTCCTCCGATGCCGGGAATGGGTCCTCCACCTCCTCCGATGATGGGAGGTCCTAGGCCGCCGATGATGAACGCCGTTGAAGTTCTTCCGCACGGTCTCAAGCCCAAGAAGAAGTGGGAAGTCGATGGTCCTCTGAAGCGAGCCAACTGGAAAGCTATTTTGCCTCAAAAAATGACCGAGAAGTCCTTCTGGGTCAAAGTTCAGGAAGACAAACTCGCGAGTCCGGAAATTTTGAATGGATTGGCGCAGAAGTTCTCCTCCAAGCCGGCGAGCAAGAAGATAGATGATGTGGTAGATAAATCCGCTCCagctaagaaaataaaagactTTAAGGTACTTGATGGAAAGTCTGCccaaaatatttgtattttgcTTAGTGGTACGCTCAAACACATGTCCTACGAGGAAGTTAAGAGTTGCTTGCTTAAATGTGAGGGCCCGGTTATCAATGACAACGTACTCCAGGGACTGATTCAGTACCTGCCACCTCCAGATCAGCTGACCAAGCTGCAACAGTATAAAGACCAGTACGATGACCTTACAGAAGCTGAACAATTTTGCGTTACAATTTCTACGATAAAGAGATTGCTTCCGAGATTGAGATCTTTGAGTTTTATGTTGCGGTACGAAGAGCTGGTGGCTGATGTCAAGCCTGACGTTGTTGCTGGAACTGCCGCTTGCGAGGAAGTTAAGAATAGTAAAAAGTTTGCGAGAATTCTCGAGCTTATTCTTTTGCTTGGTAATTACATGAACTCTGGATCTAAAAATGGTGGTGCGTTTGGATTTGAAATTAGTTTTCTTACCAag ttaaccAGCACGAAAGACATCGAAAACAAAGAAACACTGATGCATTATCTGGTAGACACAATTGAGAGAAAGTTCCCTGAGTGTCTAAGCTTCGCTGAAGAATTGCCCCACGTTGATAGAGCCAGTCGTGTATCCTTGGAGAACATACAGCGTACTTTGAGACAAATGGATGCGAATATCAGAAACTTGGAGCAAGATCTCACCAACTCGAAGATTCCTCAGAGTGACATTGACAGATTCGCGGAAATAATGTCACCGTTTGCCAAAAAAGCCCGTGAATCTTACGAAGTAATGCAGAATATGTTCAAAAATATGGACACTCTTTATACGGATATTTCCGAATTCTTCGCGTTCGACAAACAGAAGTACACCATCGAGGAGTTCTTCGgagacataaaaaaattcaaggacGACTTTGGg caAGCACAAAAGGAAATCGTGAAGATGCGCGAGGGCGAGGAGAAGCAGAGGCGCGCTCGTGAGGCTCGAGAGAAAGCCGAGGTCGAACGGGCAGCTCGTGCTGCTCGAAAACGTGCTCTAGTTGATATGAACGCCCACGAAACCCAGGAGGGAGTAATGGATAGTTTGATGGAGGCACTGCAAACTGGATCGGCGTTCAGTCGACCCGATCAGCGACGCAAACGACAAACACGAGTCGCTGGTG caGAGAGACGAGCGCAATTGAATAGAAGCCGTTCAAGAACTGGACTCGTTGGTACTGGACTGATTGGCAGAGAATTATCaac agaATTATTGAGCTCAGCGTAG
- the LOC123266615 gene encoding protein diaphanous isoform X4: MSIQRRKSWYKTAEKLDTWFGRPKKSGRGGGVRSGTGFNTMPRPHSGDDFDEIEQQRSIIEKMDEETVNDRFEKMLANMNLTEEKKEPLRQQPEAKKKEMLVLHMKGSIQENRSKFDKPADYIQYLAQPDLSVNKIYSCIESLRIALTNNPLSWVQEFGTKGLKQVLATLNECYRNDNRYERIQYECIRCLKAIMNNTVGIKEMLAHQEALTIVARSLEPSKPSVMYEAVKLLGAVCLISSDSHKKVLDAITMNGEFKGRDRFLPIVQGLMNKQNENLRVVCLQLINSIISSAEELDFRLHLRNEIMRVGFADILESLERDDSEDLSRHLKIFNDYKEEDYEEFVQRFDNVRLEMDDVNDCFEVIKNMVMETVAEPYFLSILQHLLFIRDDVQVRPAYYKLIEECVSQIVLHRSGCDPDFSATKRFQIDVQPLIDTLVEKSRAEEERKLVEMSQKLEEAISSKQEAEAKLAHAENKIKELEAGGAKPTKLAIPPPPPIPGMGGPPPPPMPGMGGPPPPPMPGMGGPPPPPMPGMGGPPPPPMPGMGGPPPPPMPGMGPPPPPMMGGPRPPMMNAVEVLPHGLKPKKKWEVDGPLKRANWKAILPQKMTEKSFWVKVQEDKLASPEILNGLAQKFSSKPASKKIDDVVDKSAPAKKIKDFKVLDGKSAQNICILLSGTLKHMSYEEVKSCLLKCEGPVINDNVLQGLIQYLPPPDQLTKLQQYKDQYDDLTEAEQFCVTISTIKRLLPRLRSLSFMLRYEELVADVKPDVVAGTAACEEVKNSKKFARILELILLLGNYMNSGSKNGGAFGFEISFLTKLTSTKDIENKETLMHYLVDTIERKFPECLSFAEELPHVDRASRVSLENIQRTLRQMDANIRNLEQDLTNSKIPQSDIDRFAEIMSPFAKKARESYEVMQNMFKNMDTLYTDISEFFAFDKQKYTIEEFFGDIKKFKDDFGQAQKEIVKMREGEEKQRRAREAREKAEVERAARAARKRALVDMNAHETQEGVMDSLMEALQTGSAFSRPDQRRKRQTRVAGAERRAQLNRSRSRTGLVGTGLIGRELSTELLSSA; encoded by the exons cTGGACACATGGTTCGGAAGACCAAAAAAATCTGGCCGCGGAGGAGGCGTAAGAAGCGGTACAGGATTTAATACAATGCCCCGTCCACATTCTGGAGATGACTTTGATGAAATTGAACAGCAAAGATCAATTATTGAGAAGATGGATGAAGAAACTGTTAATGATCGTTTTGAAAAGATGTTG GCGAACATGAATCTGACAGAAGAAAAAAAGGAGCCACTTAGACAGCAACCAGAGGCCAAGAAGAAAGAAATGCTGGTGCTGCATATGAAAGGCAGTATCCAGGAAAACagatcaaaatttgacaaaccAGCTGATTACATCCAATATCTCGCGCAACCAGAtctcagtgtaaataaaatttacagctGCATCGAGTCACTGAGAATAGCGTTGACAAACAATCCGTTGAGCTGGGTCCAGGAATTTGGCACCAAGGGACTTAAACAAGTTCTCGCAACACTTAACGAGTGTTATCGGAA TGATAATCGGTACGAAAGAATCCAGTACGAGTGTATAAGATGTCTCAAAGCAATAATGAACAACACAGTAGGAATAAAAGAGATGCTTGCTCACCAAGAAGCCCTAACAATAGTAGCGCGTTCACTGGAGCCCAGCAAGCCCTCGGTGATGTACGAGGCAGTAAAATTATTGGGAGCTGTTTGTTTGATTTCCAGCGACAGCCATAAAAAGGTTTTAGATGCGATAACTATGAACGGAGAGTTTAAAGGTCGTGATAGATTTTTACCAATAGTCCAAGGGCTCATGAACAagcaaaatgaaaatttaagagTCGTATGTCTTCAACTTATAAATTCCATTATTTCTTCCGCTGAAGAGCTCGATTTCCGATTACACCTGAGGAATGAAATAATGCGCGTAGGGTTCGCAGATATTTTGGAATCTTTAGAGCGCGATGACTCGGAAGACTTGTCGAGACATTTAAAGATTTTCAACGATTACAAAGAGGAAGACTACGAAGAGTTTGTCCAGAGGTTCGATAACGTCAGACTAGAAATGGACGACGTTAATGATTGTTTTGAAGTTATTAAGAACATGGTGATGGAAACAGTCGCGGAGCCGTACTTCCTTTCAATTCTTCAGCACCTGTTGTTTATCCGCGATGACGTCCAAGTCAGACCTGCTTATTACAAGCTTATAGAAGAGTGTGTGTCTCAGATTGTTTTGCATCGCTCAGGGTGTGATCCTGACTTCAGCGCGACCAAGCGATTCCAGATAGACGTCCAACCGCTTATAGATACTCTGGTGGAAAAATCCCGAGCTGAAGAAGAGCGAAAATTAGTAGAGATGTCGCAGAAACTCGAAGAAGCGATTTCTAGTAAACAAGAAGCCGAAGCGAAGCTTGCTCACGCGGAGAATAAAATCAAAGAGTTGGAAGCTGGAGGAGCTAAGCCGACTAAATTGGCAATACCTCCTCCACCGCCTATCCCTGGTATGGGAGGACCACCTCCGCCACCGATGCCCGGAATGGGAGGTCCACCTCCTCCGCCTATGCCGGGCATGGGAGGCCCACCTCCGCCTCCTATGCCTGGAATGGGAGGCCCACCTCCACCGCCTATGCCTGGTATGGGAGGTCCGCCACCTCCTCCGATGCCGGGAATGGGTCCTCCACCTCCTCCGATGATGGGAGGTCCTAGGCCGCCGATGATGAACGCCGTTGAAGTTCTTCCGCACGGTCTCAAGCCCAAGAAGAAGTGGGAAGTCGATGGTCCTCTGAAGCGAGCCAACTGGAAAGCTATTTTGCCTCAAAAAATGACCGAGAAGTCCTTCTGGGTCAAAGTTCAGGAAGACAAACTCGCGAGTCCGGAAATTTTGAATGGATTGGCGCAGAAGTTCTCCTCCAAGCCGGCGAGCAAGAAGATAGATGATGTGGTAGATAAATCCGCTCCagctaagaaaataaaagactTTAAGGTACTTGATGGAAAGTCTGCccaaaatatttgtattttgcTTAGTGGTACGCTCAAACACATGTCCTACGAGGAAGTTAAGAGTTGCTTGCTTAAATGTGAGGGCCCGGTTATCAATGACAACGTACTCCAGGGACTGATTCAGTACCTGCCACCTCCAGATCAGCTGACCAAGCTGCAACAGTATAAAGACCAGTACGATGACCTTACAGAAGCTGAACAATTTTGCGTTACAATTTCTACGATAAAGAGATTGCTTCCGAGATTGAGATCTTTGAGTTTTATGTTGCGGTACGAAGAGCTGGTGGCTGATGTCAAGCCTGACGTTGTTGCTGGAACTGCCGCTTGCGAGGAAGTTAAGAATAGTAAAAAGTTTGCGAGAATTCTCGAGCTTATTCTTTTGCTTGGTAATTACATGAACTCTGGATCTAAAAATGGTGGTGCGTTTGGATTTGAAATTAGTTTTCTTACCAag ttaaccAGCACGAAAGACATCGAAAACAAAGAAACACTGATGCATTATCTGGTAGACACAATTGAGAGAAAGTTCCCTGAGTGTCTAAGCTTCGCTGAAGAATTGCCCCACGTTGATAGAGCCAGTCGTGTATCCTTGGAGAACATACAGCGTACTTTGAGACAAATGGATGCGAATATCAGAAACTTGGAGCAAGATCTCACCAACTCGAAGATTCCTCAGAGTGACATTGACAGATTCGCGGAAATAATGTCACCGTTTGCCAAAAAAGCCCGTGAATCTTACGAAGTAATGCAGAATATGTTCAAAAATATGGACACTCTTTATACGGATATTTCCGAATTCTTCGCGTTCGACAAACAGAAGTACACCATCGAGGAGTTCTTCGgagacataaaaaaattcaaggacGACTTTGGg caAGCACAAAAGGAAATCGTGAAGATGCGCGAGGGCGAGGAGAAGCAGAGGCGCGCTCGTGAGGCTCGAGAGAAAGCCGAGGTCGAACGGGCAGCTCGTGCTGCTCGAAAACGTGCTCTAGTTGATATGAACGCCCACGAAACCCAGGAGGGAGTAATGGATAGTTTGATGGAGGCACTGCAAACTGGATCGGCGTTCAGTCGACCCGATCAGCGACGCAAACGACAAACACGAGTCGCTGGTG caGAGAGACGAGCGCAATTGAATAGAAGCCGTTCAAGAACTGGACTCGTTGGTACTGGACTGATTGGCAGAGAATTATCaac agaATTATTGAGCTCAGCGTAG